A part of Methanomassiliicoccales archaeon genomic DNA contains:
- a CDS encoding uroporphyrinogen decarboxylase family protein yields MGYEEMFPPMDMKWHANAAKRFASPFVDNPHDRIDVDPIILSHAAVACGYTIRDFYEKPELGIHCVGYISQLYDLLPVTHWFYSMPWTRELGLKLQYKETLPPISTGPILSEPGDVDKLRVMDKEELKKNYTLQEFYRIYDYVAKNLPMTLVPISYGFDLVGAAAELVGVENFIMWTFTEPEAAKKLVKIYTDTAVNGAAGMADKYGMAMLIVGSVLANNDIFSDEAVEEYSAKMMRYYVDQSFRKGAGPQVFYHLCGNHETDYKVFKDTLIWSPFTVFHIGYKGKNVFPSKLLKEEFSSRATIMGSVDTKLMINPNPMTVYQQAKEQLLAGRDAPKGYILGNSCECPPYTLPGNMLALVKAARDFGTYGSW; encoded by the coding sequence ATGGGCTACGAAGAGATGTTTCCACCTATGGATATGAAGTGGCATGCGAATGCCGCTAAGCGCTTTGCGAGCCCCTTCGTGGATAATCCGCATGACAGGATCGACGTGGACCCAATCATTTTGTCCCACGCCGCGGTGGCATGCGGGTATACCATCAGGGACTTCTATGAGAAGCCGGAGCTGGGAATACACTGCGTGGGTTATATATCGCAACTATACGACCTATTACCAGTGACGCACTGGTTCTACTCCATGCCTTGGACTCGTGAGCTGGGATTGAAATTGCAATATAAAGAGACCCTCCCGCCAATCTCAACGGGGCCAATCCTGAGCGAGCCTGGGGATGTGGACAAGCTGCGCGTCATGGACAAGGAGGAGCTGAAGAAGAACTACACCCTCCAGGAGTTCTACCGCATATATGACTATGTGGCCAAGAACTTGCCCATGACTCTGGTTCCGATCTCCTACGGTTTCGACTTGGTAGGAGCCGCGGCAGAACTGGTGGGCGTGGAGAACTTCATCATGTGGACCTTCACAGAGCCAGAAGCAGCGAAGAAATTGGTCAAGATTTACACCGATACTGCGGTTAATGGCGCAGCGGGAATGGCCGACAAATATGGCATGGCGATGCTGATCGTGGGCTCGGTGCTGGCCAACAATGACATATTCTCCGATGAGGCCGTGGAGGAGTACTCCGCCAAGATGATGAGGTACTACGTCGACCAGAGCTTCAGGAAAGGTGCAGGCCCGCAGGTCTTCTACCACCTATGCGGCAACCACGAGACCGACTATAAGGTCTTCAAGGACACCTTGATTTGGTCCCCCTTCACCGTGTTCCACATCGGTTACAAGGGGAAGAACGTGTTCCCCTCAAAATTGCTGAAGGAGGAGTTCAGCTCCCGGGCCACCATCATGGGTTCTGTGGACACCAAGCTTATGATTAACCCCAACCCCATGACGGTATACCAACAGGCTAAGGAGCAGTTGCTAGCTGGCCGTGACGCGCCCAAGGGCTACATCCTGGGCAACTCCTGCGAATGCCCGCCATACACATTGCCTGGCAACATGCTGGCATTGGTGAAGGCTGCTAGGGACTTTGGTACCTATGGGTCATGGTGA